Proteins encoded by one window of Candidatus Acididesulfobacter guangdongensis:
- a CDS encoding replication-associated recombination protein A, which yields MNLFDNSGNNDGSDNNVAANKFKNNILQPLAERLRPKSLYEFFGQNHILGEGKPLKNMLDAGFIRSMIFWGPPGSGKTTLATIIAGISGYEFYKISAVSSGVKELREIIDKANTNFKYYGKPILIFIDEIHRFNKSQQDILLHSIEEGSLILIGATTENPSFEINSPILSRVTVFTLHPLFKEDLNLIIDRALASDETVKKKKINLKEDGREALIRYSGSDARIMLNALETAVNTSETAINTAKPYTDNVNDDTIILDATKIEEAYLRTSKYDKTGEEHYNTISAFIKSLRGSDPDGAVFWLAKMLDSGEDAKFIARRMVVLASEDVGNAEPDALNLAVSCFNAVNVIGMPEARILLSQAATYLASCPKSNASYLAIESALNDVKKFPGITVPLHLRNAPTKLMKELNYHEGYRYDHNYENHFAKQKYLPEELSDRIYYRPENIGKEKEIKIRLKALWEESKNYRE from the coding sequence ATGAATCTGTTTGACAATAGCGGCAATAATGACGGAAGCGATAACAATGTCGCTGCAAATAAATTTAAAAATAACATTCTCCAACCCCTTGCAGAAAGGCTGCGGCCTAAATCGTTATATGAGTTCTTTGGGCAAAATCATATTCTTGGCGAAGGCAAACCTTTAAAAAATATGCTTGATGCGGGATTTATACGTTCTATGATATTCTGGGGTCCTCCGGGAAGCGGAAAGACCACGCTTGCCACCATAATTGCCGGTATATCCGGTTATGAGTTTTATAAAATTTCTGCAGTCTCAAGCGGCGTAAAAGAATTAAGAGAAATTATCGACAAGGCAAATACTAATTTTAAATACTACGGCAAGCCTATACTTATCTTTATTGATGAAATTCATCGATTCAATAAATCACAGCAAGACATACTGCTTCATTCAATTGAAGAAGGAAGTCTTATCTTAATCGGAGCTACTACAGAAAACCCTTCATTCGAAATAAATTCGCCTATTTTATCAAGAGTAACCGTATTTACTTTACATCCCCTATTTAAAGAAGATTTAAACCTGATTATAGACAGAGCGCTTGCCTCCGATGAAACTGTTAAAAAAAAGAAAATTAACTTAAAAGAAGACGGCAGGGAAGCTCTCATAAGATATTCCGGCAGCGATGCAAGAATAATGCTGAACGCTCTTGAAACGGCCGTAAATACTTCTGAAACAGCCATAAATACTGCTAAACCATATACTGATAACGTCAATGACGACACTATCATACTTGACGCAACGAAAATAGAAGAGGCTTATTTAAGAACATCAAAATATGATAAAACAGGTGAAGAGCATTATAATACTATCTCCGCTTTTATAAAAAGTTTAAGAGGCAGCGATCCGGACGGAGCTGTTTTCTGGCTTGCTAAAATGCTTGATTCAGGAGAAGATGCTAAATTTATTGCAAGAAGAATGGTTGTTTTGGCATCTGAAGATGTCGGCAACGCAGAACCTGATGCATTAAATTTGGCGGTTAGCTGCTTTAACGCTGTAAATGTAATAGGCATGCCGGAGGCGAGAATTCTTTTGTCGCAGGCGGCAACATACCTTGCAAGCTGTCCTAAATCAAACGCAAGCTATCTTGCTATAGAATCGGCGTTAAATGATGTGAAAAAATTCCCCGGAATAACAGTTCCGCTTCACTTGAGGAATGCGCCTACAAAACTTATGAAAGAGCTTAATTATCATGAAGGATACAGATACGACCACAATTATGAAAATCATTTTGCGAAACAGAAATATCTTCCAGAAGAACTTTCAGATAGAATATACTACCGACCTGAAAATATCGGCAAGGAAAAAGAAATTAAAATACGTCTTAAAGCATTATGGGAAGAAAGCAAGAATTACCGAGAATAA
- a CDS encoding carboxymuconolactone decarboxylase family protein, with protein sequence MNMAYDRFIDLMNELGKDYPEYTNSFMGFFKQAEKSGALDAKTKELISIALSVKSQCEYCVAFHVKNAISHKASRPEIIEAAFVAALMGGGPSVAFIRYVIDACDQFGAK encoded by the coding sequence ATGAACATGGCATATGACAGATTTATTGATTTAATGAACGAACTTGGAAAAGATTATCCGGAATATACAAATTCTTTTATGGGATTTTTTAAACAAGCTGAAAAAAGCGGGGCATTAGACGCAAAAACTAAAGAATTAATATCTATTGCATTATCGGTTAAATCGCAATGCGAGTACTGTGTCGCTTTTCATGTAAAAAACGCTATTTCACATAAAGCGTCAAGACCGGAAATAATAGAGGCTGCATTTGTGGCGGCTCTCATGGGCGGAGGACCGAGTGTCGCATTTATAAGATACGTAATTGATGCGTGCGATCAATTTGGAGCGAAATAA
- a CDS encoding type IA DNA topoisomerase: MKLIIAEKPSVAKAVASFLGSSVRGNGYFETKDYTITFCYGHVLEQLGPKEYLGRPVNINDAPLIPDKWRLKVKESASVQFKIIKSLIAKASEIINLGDPDREGQLLVDELIEYCGYKGPVKRLWLNALDDESVANSFKKLEDNSKYINFKNCALARQRLDWLIGLNASIVATKKTNQLLSIGRVQTPTLSLIVERDLKIENFKPQDFYEVFVDIEHAKPFTVKWIKGDIKTDEENRITDKQAAEKLAGLVKNTAGKVINFESKKGTSKAPNPYNLAKLTKDASANFGFSADTTLKLAQSLYERAFATYPRVDSEYLPEEQFAGSKKILMNFNLPKIIDFTKKHPAWNTKKVDAHHAIIPTVKKAAGLSEDEQNLYNLIANRFINLFMPEQEFITKLIEMDIKNNIFSAKKKIITNPGWSDEKSQDDLPNVKINDILNTAGSRMESKQTTPPVRFTDGTLIAAMANIHKYAEDDKDIEILKEIKGIGTSATRANIIETLIKRGYIERQKKNLISVDLGRKLISDLKGGENIKLLTSAHLTADMEEELKLIEKGEKTIDEILNKGIATTNELTASLKSLPFSIKGVPYNNPNAQVIGKCGCGGDITEFSKGYKCVKCGAIVWKEFSGKKLSIRTAVSLLNNKTVSLKGFTSKAGKKYDAVLRYDFDAKKIAFVNNK; the protein is encoded by the coding sequence ATGAAACTAATCATCGCCGAAAAACCGTCCGTAGCTAAAGCCGTGGCTTCTTTTTTAGGCTCTTCCGTCCGCGGAAACGGATATTTCGAAACTAAAGATTATACTATAACGTTCTGTTACGGTCATGTTTTGGAGCAGCTTGGTCCGAAAGAATATCTCGGCAGACCCGTCAATATAAACGACGCTCCGCTGATACCCGACAAATGGCGGTTAAAAGTAAAAGAGTCCGCTTCCGTTCAGTTTAAAATTATTAAATCGTTAATAGCAAAGGCTTCGGAAATAATAAACTTGGGAGACCCGGACAGAGAAGGGCAGCTGTTAGTAGACGAACTTATCGAATACTGCGGTTATAAAGGACCGGTCAAAAGATTATGGCTGAACGCCTTAGACGATGAATCAGTCGCTAATTCGTTTAAAAAACTTGAAGACAATTCTAAATATATTAATTTTAAGAACTGCGCTTTAGCCCGCCAGAGATTAGACTGGCTAATCGGTTTAAACGCCTCTATCGTTGCCACCAAAAAAACCAATCAGCTGTTATCAATAGGAAGGGTTCAGACCCCCACGCTGTCTTTAATAGTGGAACGCGATTTAAAGATAGAAAACTTTAAGCCGCAGGATTTTTACGAAGTCTTCGTTGATATAGAACATGCAAAGCCTTTTACGGTTAAATGGATTAAAGGCGATATTAAAACGGACGAAGAAAACCGCATTACGGATAAGCAGGCTGCCGAGAAATTAGCCGGTCTCGTAAAAAACACTGCAGGCAAGGTTATCAACTTTGAAAGCAAGAAAGGAACTTCTAAAGCGCCTAATCCGTATAATCTTGCAAAACTAACCAAGGACGCTTCGGCTAATTTCGGCTTTTCCGCCGATACAACGCTGAAATTAGCCCAGAGTTTATACGAAAGGGCTTTTGCTACGTACCCCAGAGTTGACAGCGAGTATCTGCCTGAAGAACAGTTTGCCGGCAGTAAAAAAATACTGATGAACTTTAATTTGCCCAAAATAATAGATTTTACCAAGAAACATCCGGCATGGAACACAAAAAAAGTTGACGCTCATCACGCTATAATCCCGACGGTTAAAAAAGCGGCGGGACTGAGTGAAGACGAACAAAACCTATATAATTTAATAGCAAACAGATTTATTAATCTGTTTATGCCGGAACAGGAGTTTATAACTAAATTAATAGAAATGGATATTAAAAACAATATATTTTCGGCTAAAAAAAAGATAATAACCAATCCCGGCTGGTCAGACGAAAAATCGCAGGATGATTTGCCGAACGTAAAAATAAACGATATTTTAAATACGGCGGGTTCGAGAATGGAATCCAAACAGACCACTCCGCCTGTGAGGTTTACGGACGGAACTTTAATAGCCGCAATGGCTAATATTCATAAATACGCCGAAGACGACAAAGACATAGAAATATTAAAAGAAATAAAAGGCATAGGAACAAGCGCCACGAGAGCCAATATAATAGAAACTCTTATAAAGCGCGGATATATAGAAAGACAGAAAAAAAACCTTATTTCCGTTGATTTGGGAAGAAAGCTGATAAGCGATTTAAAAGGCGGCGAAAATATTAAACTGCTGACTTCCGCTCATTTAACCGCCGATATGGAAGAAGAGCTGAAATTAATAGAAAAAGGCGAAAAAACAATAGACGAAATACTGAATAAAGGCATAGCAACGACTAATGAACTAACAGCAAGCCTTAAATCTTTGCCTTTTTCCATTAAAGGCGTTCCGTATAATAATCCGAACGCGCAGGTAATCGGCAAATGCGGGTGCGGAGGAGATATAACGGAATTTTCAAAAGGATATAAGTGCGTCAAGTGCGGAGCTATTGTATGGAAAGAATTTTCAGGAAAAAAATTATCAATTAGAACCGCCGTAAGTCTTTTGAATAATAAAACCGTTTCGCTGAAAGGTTTTACGTCAAAAGCGGGCAAAAAATACGATGCCGTTTTGCGTTACGATTTTGATGCAAAAAAAATAGCGTTTGTTAATAACAAATGA
- a CDS encoding 3'-5' exonuclease — MSGILIFDTETTDASEPVLIEAAGIYVEGSPFDKQHNVFTQRYNPEKPISFGAMATHHILDEELVGCPKSSEFKLNANVKYLIGHNIDFDWSVIGKPPVKRIDTLAMARAVYPELDSHGLIALSYALCDANKRKQLREVLKNAHSALTDAKLCLSVLRNILQKMDLHKWSDIYAFSEESRIPKIMPFGKHKGIAVKALPDDYKIWLRKQPNIDEYLLKALNAAE, encoded by the coding sequence ATGTCTGGTATTCTTATTTTCGATACGGAAACTACCGATGCTTCAGAACCTGTTCTGATAGAAGCCGCAGGTATTTACGTAGAAGGCAGTCCATTTGATAAACAGCATAATGTATTCACTCAAAGATATAATCCTGAAAAGCCTATAAGTTTTGGAGCTATGGCTACGCATCATATATTAGATGAAGAGCTTGTCGGCTGCCCTAAATCTTCCGAGTTTAAATTAAACGCTAACGTTAAGTATTTAATAGGACACAATATAGATTTCGACTGGTCTGTTATAGGCAAACCGCCTGTAAAGAGAATAGATACGCTTGCTATGGCAAGAGCCGTTTATCCTGAGTTAGATTCTCACGGTCTTATAGCTTTGAGCTATGCTCTATGCGATGCAAATAAAAGAAAACAGTTAAGAGAAGTATTAAAAAACGCTCATAGTGCTCTAACAGATGCCAAATTATGTTTAAGCGTTTTGAGAAATATTTTGCAAAAAATGGATTTGCATAAATGGTCTGATATTTATGCTTTTTCGGAAGAATCAAGAATACCTAAGATAATGCCGTTTGGAAAGCATAAAGGCATTGCCGTAAAAGCTCTCCCTGATGATTATAAAATATGGTTAAGAAAACAGCCGAATATTGACGAATATTTATTGAAGGCGCTAAATGCTGCTGAATAA
- a CDS encoding dUTP diphosphatase: MIMDLFEDFYLNIELFHPEAVMPVRSINGDAGLDLCVCEKTVLRPNVLIKAHIGIKIEFPIGYAAIIKEKSGLALKGIEIKAGVIDHEYRGEVIVLAKNKSMAPIILETGNKIAQMLIMPVWTGKPLQVGKVNKNTVRKDKGFGSTGE; encoded by the coding sequence ATGATTATGGACTTATTTGAAGACTTTTATTTAAACATTGAACTTTTTCATCCCGAAGCCGTTATGCCAGTCCGCAGTATTAACGGAGACGCCGGATTAGATTTATGCGTTTGCGAAAAGACCGTCTTAAGACCTAATGTTTTAATTAAAGCGCATATAGGCATTAAAATAGAGTTTCCCATAGGCTACGCCGCTATTATAAAAGAAAAATCAGGATTGGCTTTAAAAGGCATTGAAATTAAAGCCGGTGTGATAGACCACGAGTATAGGGGGGAAGTGATCGTGTTAGCTAAAAATAAATCAATGGCGCCTATAATATTAGAAACAGGAAATAAGATAGCTCAGATGTTAATAATGCCGGTCTGGACAGGTAAGCCCTTGCAGGTAGGAAAAGTAAATAAAAATACCGTAAGAAAAGATAAAGGCTTCGGTTCGACCGGGGAATAG
- a CDS encoding ubiquinone/menaquinone biosynthesis methyltransferase — translation MFSRIYKKYDFMDHILSCNVDIFWRKKAVNETLKGLKSHNSYKLLDVASGTGDLAIEIKRAAVKKKQGEDIDIDIYAIDSNSDMLNVAVNKAKKMNLPIHFKVGDALAIDFPSDNFDLLTSSFALRDFDDLEKFIQEANRVLKKNAKIVLMDMSDPKGKFSNLFFNLYAKIMILEDSLVDKDAYSFLINSIRSFDEQRLINIMKNKGFKNIKVAKLCPYVTFLLTAEKDK, via the coding sequence ATGTTTTCTAGGATATATAAAAAATATGATTTTATGGACCATATTTTAAGCTGTAATGTGGATATTTTCTGGAGAAAAAAAGCAGTAAACGAAACCCTAAAAGGTTTAAAAAGTCATAACAGCTATAAATTGCTTGATGTCGCATCGGGAACAGGAGACCTTGCAATTGAAATAAAACGTGCTGCCGTCAAAAAAAAGCAGGGTGAAGATATAGATATAGACATATATGCTATAGATTCAAACAGCGATATGCTTAATGTAGCCGTTAATAAAGCAAAAAAGATGAATTTGCCCATACATTTCAAAGTCGGCGATGCCCTGGCAATTGATTTTCCTTCCGACAACTTTGATTTACTTACAAGCTCATTTGCATTAAGAGATTTTGACGATTTAGAGAAATTCATTCAAGAGGCAAATAGAGTATTAAAAAAAAACGCGAAGATTGTGCTTATGGATATGTCTGATCCAAAAGGCAAATTTTCTAATCTGTTTTTTAATCTATATGCAAAAATTATGATTTTAGAAGATTCTTTAGTAGATAAAGATGCTTATTCATTTTTGATTAACAGCATACGTTCATTTGATGAGCAAAGATTAATAAATATTATGAAAAACAAAGGTTTTAAGAATATAAAGGTTGCCAAACTTTGTCCGTATGTAACTTTTTTATTGACGGCTGAAAAAGATAAATGA
- a CDS encoding cytochrome c has translation MKNIRNGIILSVILSVFYLFFIAGSSAFALSGKAVFKSAGCISCHTINGAGGKIGPNLSKIGSKRNIAWLRSFIYNPSKYFAPGSSVSLNGKTYTVIMPPFSRTLSKAKLDVLTTYLESLK, from the coding sequence ATGAAGAACATTAGAAATGGAATTATTCTCAGTGTTATTCTGTCTGTTTTTTATTTATTTTTCATTGCCGGCAGTTCTGCTTTTGCGCTATCTGGCAAGGCGGTATTTAAATCAGCAGGGTGTATAAGCTGCCATACAATTAACGGCGCAGGAGGCAAGATTGGACCAAATTTGAGTAAAATCGGCTCTAAACGGAATATTGCATGGTTAAGAAGTTTTATTTATAATCCGTCTAAGTATTTTGCCCCCGGCAGTTCAGTTAGTTTAAACGGAAAAACCTACACAGTAATAATGCCTCCTTTTAGCAGAACCTTATCTAAAGCTAAATTAGATGTTCTAACGACATATTTAGAATCATTAAAATGA
- a CDS encoding cytochrome c codes for MRGYKMNKTKKFIFITAVSFILCFFSVGLAFSMPSGPKLFKEYYCIDCHTLGHQGGTVGPDLSKIGKTKSLAWIKAQIFHPGSHFLLGTKTKINGKMYLVRMPGFKTIPPAVANKLAEYIKTFPSRRQNFSYKIPKGLKLFREDNCVACHTINGVGGKIGPNLSHIGKTKSLSWIETQIIDPKVHFTYGVPTTINGHTYLVIMPTLNKISSSQLDTIAKYLESLK; via the coding sequence ATGAGGGGGTATAAGATGAATAAGACGAAAAAGTTCATTTTTATTACGGCAGTATCTTTTATACTTTGTTTTTTTAGTGTCGGTTTAGCTTTTTCAATGCCGTCGGGACCTAAGCTTTTCAAGGAGTATTACTGTATTGACTGCCATACGCTGGGTCATCAGGGAGGAACGGTCGGACCTGACCTTTCTAAAATCGGCAAAACCAAAAGCCTTGCGTGGATTAAAGCTCAGATATTTCATCCAGGCAGCCATTTTCTTTTAGGTACTAAAACTAAAATTAACGGAAAAATGTATCTTGTCAGGATGCCAGGTTTTAAGACTATACCGCCTGCCGTTGCAAATAAATTAGCGGAATATATTAAAACTTTTCCATCACGGAGACAGAATTTTAGTTATAAAATACCTAAAGGATTGAAATTGTTTAGAGAAGATAATTGTGTCGCATGCCATACGATAAACGGTGTAGGCGGAAAAATAGGTCCAAATTTGTCTCATATCGGAAAAACGAAAAGTCTTTCATGGATTGAAACGCAGATAATAGATCCTAAGGTTCATTTTACTTACGGAGTTCCGACGACTATCAACGGTCATACTTATCTTGTGATAATGCCTACATTAAATAAAATCTCATCGTCACAATTAGACACTATCGCTAAATATCTTGAATCATTAAAATAA
- a CDS encoding HAMP domain-containing protein: MFTKLILLFKNIFEKLYSVSLRNKIISLIILITLLIGLFTVTYTYYVFNKESNLQLKVLSKTLAEDLSYQSVHYIKKNNIINLMKVIRNMRYRNKDIRYIFIENNKGKVIASTFENGFPLKLLKIHNDRFKKISVVELKNMYGGVWDTSYPILKGKLGVVRVGILTKYSRIIANSFIGSLAVVIILIIFINIIIFSTLITFITKPIVKLTNGLKNVGGGDLTVELEEVKNNYELSEAIHAFNKMIKRLRDAETIKLEKSKLMKEFTKKIMDAHEEERKRISRQLHDQIGQILANIKIRLKILENSDGINNKIKNDIKILRDNLSNDIELVHSMAKNLRPAIIDELGLFNAINYYIDDFVKISGIKVKSDFIGQSSCCRLQPEIEIAIYRIVQEALLNVVSHSKATFVRIILECNKNEFRGVIEDNGIGFNYKKGNVENLGLYGMIERAELLNGRLDIKSEKGNGTTITFNVNY, translated from the coding sequence ATGTTTACAAAACTAATCTTATTATTTAAAAATATTTTTGAAAAACTGTACAGTGTTTCCCTGCGTAATAAAATAATAAGTCTTATTATACTTATAACTTTGCTTATAGGTTTATTTACCGTAACTTACACATATTATGTTTTTAATAAAGAAAGTAATTTGCAATTAAAAGTTTTAAGCAAAACTTTAGCCGAAGATTTATCCTACCAGTCTGTACATTACATAAAAAAAAATAATATAATTAACTTAATGAAAGTTATAAGAAATATGCGGTACCGCAATAAAGATATCCGTTATATTTTTATAGAAAATAATAAAGGAAAAGTTATTGCATCAACGTTTGAAAATGGATTTCCTCTAAAATTATTAAAAATTCATAATGATAGATTTAAAAAAATTTCGGTAGTTGAATTAAAAAATATGTACGGTGGCGTATGGGACACCAGCTATCCAATATTAAAAGGTAAATTAGGTGTTGTAAGGGTCGGTATCTTAACGAAATATTCCAGGATAATTGCAAATTCATTTATTGGTTCATTAGCAGTTGTAATTATTCTGATTATATTTATTAATATTATTATTTTTAGCACTCTTATAACTTTCATTACTAAACCTATTGTTAAACTTACAAATGGATTAAAAAATGTTGGAGGCGGCGATTTAACGGTGGAGTTGGAAGAAGTAAAGAATAATTATGAATTGAGTGAAGCAATACATGCTTTTAATAAAATGATTAAGCGATTGCGGGATGCCGAAACAATAAAACTGGAAAAAAGCAAATTAATGAAAGAATTTACAAAAAAAATAATGGATGCTCATGAAGAAGAAAGAAAAAGAATATCAAGGCAATTGCATGATCAAATAGGGCAGATTTTAGCGAATATAAAAATTAGATTAAAAATTCTTGAAAATTCTGACGGAATAAATAATAAAATTAAAAATGATATTAAAATACTAAGAGATAACCTATCGAATGATATTGAATTAGTACATAGCATGGCTAAAAATTTAAGACCTGCAATAATTGACGAATTAGGGTTATTCAATGCAATTAATTACTATATAGATGATTTTGTCAAAATTTCAGGAATTAAAGTCAAATCTGATTTTATAGGACAAAGCAGCTGCTGCAGACTTCAGCCTGAAATTGAAATTGCAATATATAGAATTGTGCAGGAAGCGCTCCTGAATGTAGTTAGCCATTCCAAGGCAACTTTTGTCAGAATAATCCTTGAATGTAATAAAAATGAATTCAGAGGCGTTATAGAAGACAATGGTATCGGATTTAATTATAAAAAGGGCAATGTTGAAAATTTAGGTCTTTACGGCATGATTGAAAGAGCAGAATTGTTGAATGGCAGGCTTGATATTAAATCGGAGAAAGGAAATGGAACGACTATAACGTTCAATGTTAATTATTAA
- a CDS encoding response regulator transcription factor: protein MNYNYNIVIIDDHKILVSGLHLLIETQNDLHVVGEANNGASAIKIVQEKKPDVILLDISLPDISGLDLIAKLKNVSPDSKILILTMHDNQCFLQIGFDNGANGFLVKKAVDEDLIYAIKTVARGENYIHPSLLNKFIKRHENKINYDSNEELLWSSLSAREQEVLIGIAHGYSYKEIAKKIFISEKTVATYRYRGMEKLYIKTKSELTDMVLKLNLFFNEKL, encoded by the coding sequence TTGAATTATAATTACAACATAGTGATTATAGACGACCATAAAATTTTAGTTTCCGGTTTGCATTTGCTTATTGAAACTCAAAATGATTTGCATGTTGTAGGGGAAGCTAATAATGGAGCATCGGCAATCAAAATCGTTCAAGAAAAGAAACCGGATGTTATATTGCTTGATATTTCTTTGCCAGATATTAGCGGACTTGATTTAATTGCAAAATTAAAGAATGTTTCTCCCGATTCAAAGATATTAATACTTACTATGCATGATAATCAATGTTTTTTGCAGATTGGATTTGATAATGGAGCAAACGGATTTTTAGTTAAAAAAGCGGTGGATGAGGACCTTATATATGCGATAAAAACTGTTGCAAGAGGAGAGAACTATATTCATCCTTCTTTGCTCAATAAATTTATTAAAAGGCATGAAAATAAGATTAATTACGACAGCAACGAAGAACTGCTCTGGAGTAGTTTAAGTGCCAGAGAGCAAGAAGTTCTAATCGGTATAGCGCATGGATATTCTTATAAAGAAATAGCCAAAAAAATTTTTATAAGTGAGAAAACTGTTGCTACATACAGATACAGAGGCATGGAAAAGTTATACATCAAAACTAAATCAGAACTTACGGATATGGTTTTAAAATTAAATTTATTTTTTAATGAAAAGTTATAG
- a CDS encoding c-type cytochrome — translation MKKKTKVVGVVVAAGIVLLGIFVVLFGSVHPKLPYYQPYSGKHLFVTEACITCHTINNGHMNFNLTYISQMHTVSQQGGSLGPNLTYIGQQWNLAWLKEQIIDPEAHFTDNTMPSYRTMSAQKLDKLSGYLESLK, via the coding sequence ATGAAGAAAAAAACAAAAGTTGTGGGGGTAGTTGTAGCTGCAGGAATAGTGCTGCTTGGAATATTTGTTGTTCTTTTTGGTTCCGTTCATCCTAAATTACCTTATTATCAGCCTTATTCGGGAAAACACTTATTTGTGACCGAAGCGTGCATTACGTGTCATACAATTAATAACGGACATATGAATTTTAATCTTACTTATATTTCGCAGATGCATACCGTTAGTCAGCAGGGTGGTTCGCTCGGACCTAACCTCACTTACATCGGGCAGCAATGGAATCTTGCATGGCTAAAAGAACAAATAATCGACCCTGAGGCTCATTTTACAGACAACACAATGCCGTCTTATAGGACAATGTCCGCACAAAAATTAGATAAGCTGTCCGGATATTTAGAATCGTTAAAGTAG
- a CDS encoding cytochrome c, which translates to MNKKTRFLDSIIKISVGLFFLVSIFIILAAYSTKADANSSISGAALFKSKGCIACHTINGKGGKVGPNLSHIGSNNLSYHWMKKQLTDPAAHFRNNIMPSFKSMSPAKIKILVNYLESLK; encoded by the coding sequence ATGAATAAGAAAACTAGATTTTTAGATTCAATAATAAAAATATCTGTCGGTTTATTTTTTTTAGTTTCTATTTTTATTATTCTTGCTGCATATTCTACAAAGGCTGATGCAAATTCTTCTATAAGCGGCGCAGCTTTATTTAAATCTAAAGGATGCATAGCATGCCATACTATTAACGGAAAGGGAGGAAAAGTAGGACCTAATCTGTCTCATATAGGTTCTAATAATTTAAGCTACCATTGGATGAAAAAACAGTTGACAGACCCCGCAGCACATTTTAGAAACAATATTATGCCTTCTTTTAAAAGTATGTCGCCGGCAAAGATTAAAATACTGGTAAATTATCTGGAAAGTCTAAAATGA
- a CDS encoding 4Fe-4S dicluster domain-containing protein, translating to MEPYLKLPIWHERFYEIKKSNPRHHWVMVMDLRKCVGCQSCVVACKSENNVPVGVFRTVVDVMDTGHMEKNPNGIVITDEGNFSPNVKKVMLPRMCNHCDHPPCVEVCPVKATFKRQDGLVLINFCECIGCGTCIQACPYNMRFFNPVMHTADKCTMCVDRLDQGLEPACVMSCVGRARVFGDRLDPKSEVSRLLANFSTSRLLLSMGTHPQVFYIDLDGNLTEATNPKKVNMAYTYSMDFQGTAYEKLGGKVDMPYVEETDKPFEHRL from the coding sequence ATGGAGCCTTATCTGAAATTACCGATATGGCATGAGCGGTTTTACGAAATTAAAAAAAGTAATCCCAGACACCATTGGGTTATGGTTATGGATTTGCGCAAATGCGTCGGATGTCAATCCTGTGTCGTTGCATGCAAAAGCGAAAACAACGTTCCCGTTGGAGTATTTAGAACAGTAGTAGATGTTATGGATACAGGTCATATGGAGAAAAATCCGAATGGGATAGTAATTACGGATGAAGGTAATTTTTCACCTAACGTTAAAAAAGTTATGCTGCCGAGGATGTGTAATCACTGCGACCATCCGCCATGTGTAGAGGTTTGCCCTGTAAAAGCAACATTCAAGAGGCAAGACGGCCTTGTATTGATTAATTTTTGTGAATGTATAGGATGCGGAACCTGTATTCAGGCTTGTCCTTACAATATGAGGTTTTTTAATCCTGTTATGCATACGGCTGATAAATGTACTATGTGTGTTGACAGGCTAGACCAAGGTCTTGAACCTGCATGCGTCATGTCATGCGTCGGAAGAGCAAGGGTGTTTGGTGATAGACTCGATCCAAAAAGCGAGGTTTCAAGACTTTTAGCAAATTTTTCTACTTCAAGGCTATTGCTCTCTATGGGAACCCATCCGCAGGTCTTTTATATAGATCTTGACGGCAATCTCACGGAAGCGACGAACCCTAAAAAAGTTAATATGGCTTACACATATTCAATGGATTTTCAGGGAACGGCTTATGAAAAACTAGGCGGCAAGGTTGATATGCCGTATGTTGAAGAAACAGATAAACCGTTTGAACACAGACTGTGA